The proteins below are encoded in one region of Aquisphaera giovannonii:
- a CDS encoding 4Fe-4S dicluster domain-containing protein, whose product MAVSELEVAARPSPPETSPRRGLAASLARRLVGPFLRGEMPPPRPATGFYTDTTVCIGCKACEVACKQWNQLPADGFRWTGNSYDNTETLSASSWRHVKFVEQFAGPEPPATPGDPAVAAPRDLTVHDLLGDGPSGRWLMMSDVCKHCVAAPCQHACPTGAIIYNEFANVYIQPDICNGCAYCVAACPFGVITRSAIDGVAHKCTLCYDRQRDGLTPACAKACPTASIQFGPIEELRERGRRRVAELHERGVHAAHLYGDESTDRYSSLNSFYLLVDRPEVYGLPGAPSNPWLSMPGDYGRAALTGLLTLAAMLAALFLSGR is encoded by the coding sequence ATGGCCGTGAGTGAGCTGGAAGTCGCCGCACGCCCGTCGCCGCCGGAGACCTCGCCCCGGCGCGGCCTCGCCGCGTCCCTGGCGAGGCGCCTGGTCGGCCCGTTCCTCCGGGGCGAGATGCCCCCGCCCCGGCCGGCGACCGGCTTCTACACCGACACCACCGTCTGCATCGGCTGCAAGGCCTGCGAGGTGGCCTGCAAGCAGTGGAACCAGCTCCCCGCCGACGGGTTCCGCTGGACGGGCAACAGCTACGACAACACCGAGACCCTCTCGGCGTCCTCCTGGAGGCACGTCAAGTTCGTCGAGCAGTTCGCCGGCCCCGAGCCCCCCGCGACCCCCGGCGACCCGGCGGTTGCGGCGCCCCGGGACCTGACGGTCCACGACCTCCTGGGCGACGGCCCGTCCGGGCGCTGGCTGATGATGAGCGACGTCTGCAAGCACTGCGTCGCCGCCCCCTGCCAGCACGCCTGCCCGACCGGCGCGATCATCTACAACGAGTTCGCCAACGTTTATATCCAGCCGGACATCTGCAACGGCTGCGCGTACTGCGTGGCGGCCTGCCCGTTCGGCGTGATCACGCGGAGCGCGATCGACGGCGTGGCCCACAAGTGCACGCTCTGCTACGACCGCCAGCGCGACGGCCTGACCCCCGCCTGCGCCAAGGCCTGCCCCACGGCCTCCATCCAGTTCGGGCCGATCGAGGAGCTTCGCGAGCGGGGCCGCCGCCGGGTCGCCGAGCTGCATGAGCGGGGCGTGCACGCCGCCCACCTCTACGGCGACGAGTCGACCGACCGCTACTCGAGCCTGAACTCCTTCTACCTCCTGGTCGACCGTCCGGAGGTCTACGGGCTGCCCGGGGCCCCGTCGAACCCCTGGCTGTCCATGCCCGGGGATTACGGGCGGGCGGCCCTGACCGGGCTGCTGACCCTCGCCGCGATGCTCGCGGCCCTCTTCCTCTCGGGGCGTTGA
- the fdhD gene encoding formate dehydrogenase accessory sulfurtransferase FdhD, translated as MPATEEGEPKPSPALALACVGRVEGGGVTDRPDALAVEEPLEIRLGLDADGRRSRRAISVTMRTPGHDEDLAVGYLFTEGLLERPGQVAGVRPCRSGSAVRVDLRPGVAIDLARLERRSFASSSCGACGKTSLEAVGIDRLPMVDGPGPVVDPAVVRGLPGALRASQPTFDRTGGLHACALFDPSGRLLSVREDVGRHNALDKLIGAEFRAGRAPLSGAVLLLSGRVGFELVQKAAMAGIPVVAAIGAPSSLAVAAAGACGMTLLGFVRDDRFNIYSGAARVAVGGRSAR; from the coding sequence TTGCCCGCCACCGAAGAAGGTGAACCCAAACCCAGCCCGGCGCTCGCCCTGGCGTGCGTCGGCCGGGTCGAGGGCGGGGGCGTGACCGATCGGCCCGACGCGCTGGCCGTGGAGGAGCCCCTGGAGATCCGGCTGGGGCTCGACGCGGATGGCCGGCGGTCGCGCCGGGCGATCTCGGTGACGATGCGGACGCCGGGCCACGACGAGGACCTGGCCGTCGGCTACCTGTTCACCGAGGGGCTGCTCGAGCGCCCGGGCCAGGTCGCGGGCGTCCGGCCGTGCCGGTCGGGGAGTGCGGTCCGCGTGGACCTCCGCCCCGGCGTGGCGATCGATCTCGCGAGGCTCGAGCGCCGCTCGTTCGCGTCGTCGAGCTGCGGCGCCTGCGGCAAGACGTCGCTGGAGGCCGTCGGGATCGATCGCCTCCCGATGGTGGACGGGCCCGGGCCGGTCGTGGACCCGGCGGTCGTCCGCGGGCTCCCCGGGGCGCTGAGGGCGTCGCAGCCGACGTTCGACCGGACCGGCGGGCTGCACGCCTGCGCCCTGTTCGACCCGTCGGGCCGGCTGCTCTCGGTCCGCGAGGACGTGGGCCGGCACAACGCCCTGGACAAGCTGATCGGCGCCGAGTTCCGGGCGGGCCGGGCCCCGCTGTCGGGCGCCGTCCTGCTGCTGAGCGGCCGGGTGGGCTTCGAGCTGGTCCAGAAGGCGGCGATGGCGGGGATCCCCGTCGTCGCCGCGATCGGGGCCCCGTCGAGCCTGGCCGTCGCCGCGGCCGGGGCGTGCGGGATGACGCTGCTCGGGTTCGTGCGCGACGATCGATTCAACATCTACTCCGGCGCGGCGCGGGTCGCCGTCGGCGGACGTTCGGCGCGGTAG
- a CDS encoding zinc ribbon domain-containing protein: MRLADRGPRVAESDIRPFGRGAGVSLAETRRAGASASGSCEVIVMLMPCPECKSEVSVSARTCPQCGGRLPRPERLVSCPHCEAEVVPESSPHDTISRYCPACKRPITGLTARKAFLAASGAAFLGMLIALAWLLSSLASRPGAGLP, translated from the coding sequence ATGCGGTTGGCGGATCGCGGACCCCGGGTCGCGGAGTCGGACATCCGCCCCTTCGGGCGGGGGGCCGGCGTGTCGCTCGCCGAGACCCGGCGGGCCGGGGCGTCGGCGTCGGGATCTTGCGAGGTCATCGTCATGCTCATGCCCTGCCCCGAGTGTAAAAGCGAGGTCTCCGTCTCGGCGAGGACGTGCCCGCAATGCGGCGGTCGGCTGCCGCGGCCCGAACGCCTCGTGAGCTGCCCCCACTGCGAGGCGGAGGTCGTCCCCGAGTCGAGCCCGCACGACACGATCAGCCGGTATTGCCCGGCCTGCAAGCGGCCGATCACGGGCCTGACGGCCCGGAAGGCCTTCCTGGCCGCGTCGGGGGCTGCCTTCCTCGGGATGCTCATCGCCCTGGCGTGGCTGCTCTCCTCCCTCGCCTCCAGGCCCGGCGCCGGCCTGCCTTGA
- the fdh gene encoding formate dehydrogenase, with protein sequence MFRLPSFMQSSGGASQPASPQTAAKASRLRGATVVEAVCPYCAVGCGQLIYTKGSAIVDIEGDPRSPISEGALCPKGANAYQLPVNPHRVREVLYRAPHSDRWETRPLDWAMGRIAAKIKEAREADFRRASEAGDRVNGFSTVGVLGGATLDIEENYLMKKLFSAGLGILPIENQARIUHSASVPGLGASFGRGAATNYQQDLAHSDCILFMGSNMAEAHPVGFRWPMKAKEKGATLIHVDPRFSRTSALCDVFVGIRAGTDIAFLGGLIRHIIENGRWFKEYVLAYTNASTIIEEGYRDAEDLEGLFSGFHPETNSYDAADGHWEYEGEGKDAGPGPKKDRHGGRGVHGHAQQGNVEETHTPERDPTLQHPRCVFQLIRRHFARYTPELVARVCGCRPEEVVRVAELLCANSGRERTTALVYAVGWTQHTTGVQIIRCGGILQLLLGNVGRPGGGVMAMRGHSSIQGSTDVPTLYDLMPGYLPQPKADADHETLDAYVEHEAPSRGYWSNFRKFAVSLLKAWYGDAARPENDFRYDWLPRIDGDYSMLLTFDRMSRGEMKGYILMGMNPGGGGMNARLHRAGLRNLDWLVVADWFETESAVFWKDDPEAPPPSEIKTEVFFFPAAAAPEKDGTLTNTQRLLQWHNQAIDPPGDCRSDAWFVYNLGKRLKALYAGSTDPKDQPLLHLTWDYDFEGPHRLPDGAISRIEGEPDVARILQEINGHDLSDIDPRTGRPRLLPDFSALADDGSTACGCWIYSGVYPEPGRNRANERKRRHDPLSVEPDWGFAWPLNRRVLYNRASADPEGRPWSERKKLIWWDEAAGRWVGADEPDFEVTKPPGYRPGPDARGMDAIAGDAPFLFKPDGLGWLYAAGGVKDGPIPTHYEPVESPVGNLLYPRVTSDPLVRIPENPLNPVALAPTAEFPVVATTFRLTEHYLSGPMSRFNSWLNELQPEMFVELSPELAAERGIEHGGWLTVRSARGRIEARAMVTRRMRPLVVEGRVVHQVAIPFHWGFAGETVGGNANDLTSIVLDANVSMHEAKAFACEVGPGRLPGPRPGPTKRPVAWPTRDPVPDTPTAAQPEGGFAHGRE encoded by the coding sequence ATGTTCCGGCTCCCCTCGTTCATGCAGTCCTCCGGCGGCGCGTCGCAGCCGGCCAGCCCGCAGACCGCGGCCAAGGCGTCTCGCCTCCGGGGCGCGACGGTCGTGGAGGCGGTCTGCCCGTACTGCGCCGTCGGCTGCGGGCAGCTCATCTACACCAAGGGCTCGGCCATCGTCGACATCGAGGGGGACCCGCGCAGCCCGATCAGCGAGGGGGCCCTCTGCCCGAAGGGGGCGAACGCCTACCAGCTCCCGGTCAACCCGCACCGGGTGCGCGAGGTGCTGTACCGGGCCCCCCATTCGGACCGCTGGGAGACGAGGCCGCTGGACTGGGCGATGGGCCGGATCGCCGCGAAGATCAAGGAGGCGCGCGAGGCCGACTTCCGCCGCGCCAGCGAGGCCGGCGACCGCGTGAACGGGTTCTCCACGGTGGGCGTCCTGGGCGGGGCGACGCTCGACATCGAGGAGAACTACCTGATGAAGAAGCTGTTCTCGGCGGGGCTGGGCATCCTCCCCATCGAGAACCAGGCCCGAATATGACACTCCGCCTCGGTGCCCGGTCTGGGCGCCTCGTTCGGCCGCGGCGCGGCCACCAACTACCAGCAGGACCTGGCCCACTCGGACTGCATCCTGTTCATGGGCTCGAACATGGCCGAGGCGCACCCGGTCGGCTTCCGGTGGCCCATGAAGGCGAAGGAGAAGGGGGCGACGCTCATCCACGTGGACCCGCGGTTCTCCCGGACCTCCGCGCTGTGCGACGTCTTCGTCGGCATCCGCGCCGGCACGGACATCGCGTTCCTCGGCGGCCTGATCCGCCACATCATCGAGAACGGCCGCTGGTTCAAGGAGTACGTCCTGGCGTACACCAACGCCTCGACGATCATCGAGGAGGGCTACCGCGACGCGGAGGACCTCGAGGGCCTCTTCTCCGGCTTCCACCCCGAGACGAACTCGTACGACGCCGCCGACGGGCACTGGGAGTACGAGGGCGAGGGCAAGGACGCCGGCCCCGGGCCGAAGAAGGACCGGCACGGCGGGCGGGGCGTCCACGGGCACGCCCAGCAGGGCAACGTGGAGGAGACCCACACGCCCGAGCGCGACCCGACCCTCCAGCACCCCCGCTGCGTCTTCCAGCTCATCCGCCGGCACTTCGCCCGCTACACGCCGGAGCTCGTGGCGCGGGTCTGCGGCTGCCGCCCCGAGGAGGTCGTCCGCGTCGCCGAGCTGCTGTGCGCGAACTCGGGCCGCGAGCGGACGACGGCCCTGGTGTACGCCGTCGGCTGGACCCAGCACACGACCGGCGTGCAGATCATCCGCTGCGGCGGGATCCTGCAACTGCTGCTGGGCAACGTTGGCCGGCCCGGCGGCGGCGTGATGGCCATGCGCGGGCACTCGAGCATCCAGGGCTCCACCGACGTCCCCACGCTCTACGACCTGATGCCCGGCTACCTGCCGCAGCCGAAGGCCGACGCCGACCACGAGACGCTCGACGCCTACGTCGAGCACGAGGCGCCGTCGCGCGGCTACTGGTCGAACTTCCGCAAGTTCGCGGTCAGCCTGCTGAAGGCCTGGTACGGCGACGCCGCGCGGCCGGAGAACGACTTCCGCTACGACTGGCTCCCGCGGATCGACGGCGACTACTCGATGCTGCTGACCTTCGACCGGATGTCCCGGGGCGAGATGAAGGGGTACATCCTCATGGGGATGAACCCCGGCGGCGGCGGGATGAACGCCCGGCTCCACCGCGCCGGGCTGCGCAACCTGGACTGGCTGGTGGTCGCCGACTGGTTCGAGACCGAGAGCGCCGTCTTCTGGAAGGATGACCCCGAGGCCCCGCCCCCCTCGGAGATCAAGACCGAGGTCTTCTTCTTCCCGGCCGCCGCGGCGCCCGAGAAGGACGGCACGCTGACGAACACGCAGCGGCTGCTCCAGTGGCACAACCAGGCGATCGACCCGCCGGGCGACTGCCGGTCGGACGCCTGGTTCGTCTACAACCTGGGCAAGCGGCTGAAGGCCCTGTACGCCGGCTCGACCGACCCGAAGGACCAGCCGCTTCTGCACCTGACCTGGGACTACGACTTCGAGGGGCCCCACCGCCTGCCCGACGGCGCGATCAGCCGGATCGAGGGGGAGCCCGACGTCGCCCGGATCCTCCAGGAGATCAACGGCCACGACCTGTCCGACATCGACCCGAGGACCGGCCGGCCCCGCCTGCTCCCCGACTTCTCGGCCCTGGCGGACGACGGCTCGACGGCCTGCGGGTGCTGGATCTACTCCGGCGTGTATCCCGAGCCCGGCCGGAACCGCGCCAACGAGCGGAAGCGGCGGCACGACCCGCTGTCGGTCGAGCCCGACTGGGGGTTCGCCTGGCCGCTGAACCGCCGGGTGCTCTACAACCGGGCCTCGGCCGACCCCGAGGGCCGGCCCTGGTCCGAGCGGAAGAAGCTCATCTGGTGGGACGAGGCCGCCGGCCGCTGGGTCGGCGCCGACGAGCCCGACTTCGAGGTCACCAAGCCGCCGGGCTATCGGCCCGGCCCGGACGCCCGGGGGATGGACGCCATCGCCGGCGACGCGCCGTTCCTGTTCAAGCCCGACGGCCTGGGCTGGCTCTACGCGGCCGGCGGCGTGAAGGACGGGCCGATCCCGACGCACTACGAGCCGGTCGAGTCGCCGGTCGGCAACCTGCTGTATCCCCGCGTGACCTCGGACCCGCTCGTCCGCATCCCGGAGAACCCGCTGAACCCGGTGGCGCTCGCCCCGACGGCCGAGTTCCCGGTCGTCGCCACCACGTTCCGCCTCACCGAGCACTACCTGAGCGGCCCGATGAGCCGGTTCAACTCCTGGCTCAACGAGCTCCAGCCGGAGATGTTCGTCGAGCTCAGCCCCGAGCTGGCCGCCGAGCGCGGGATCGAGCACGGGGGCTGGCTCACGGTCCGGTCGGCCCGAGGGCGGATCGAGGCCCGGGCGATGGTCACCCGGCGGATGCGGCCGCTGGTCGTGGAGGGCCGGGTCGTCCACCAGGTCGCCATCCCGTTCCACTGGGGGTTCGCCGGGGAGACCGTCGGCGGCAACGCCAACGACCTGACGTCGATCGTCCTGGACGCCAACGTGAGCATGCACGAGGCGAAGGCCTTCGCCTGCGAGGTGGGGCCCGGGCGCCTGCCCGGCCCGCGCCCCGGCCCGACGAAGCGGCCGGTCGCCTGGCCCACGCGCGACCCGGTCCCCGACACCCCGACCGCCGCCCAGCCCGAGGGGGGATTCGCGCATGGCCGTGAGTGA
- the nrfD gene encoding NrfD/PsrC family molybdoenzyme membrane anchor subunit: MTTLGDREPTKAHSGYLGAEVTKAPDWHGLVTLDLLLNNLTTGLFLAAAVGELARPALIGPVARLAYPIALVALLADLLCLVVDLGNPTRFHHMLRVFKPTSPMSLGVWSLTAYSLPLTLVVAIDLLGWLGLLPSSGGVGLARGAILALGLLPAFGSAIYKGVLFSTSSQPGWKDARWLGAYLVSSALMYGAGGLYALAILAGLEAAGPLRWAFAALVATNLVPLGLLAAGLHPALARVHHRGGLYRLGALAAGVGVLGPLALVLASGGEPAAWAALGGLVLGGLAWRHAIVMLPHGAPHGAGSPG, from the coding sequence ATGACGACCCTCGGCGACCGCGAGCCGACGAAGGCCCACTCCGGATACCTCGGGGCCGAGGTGACCAAGGCGCCCGACTGGCACGGCCTGGTGACGCTGGACCTCCTGCTCAACAACCTGACGACCGGCCTGTTCCTCGCCGCGGCCGTCGGCGAGCTGGCCCGGCCTGCGCTCATCGGCCCGGTCGCGCGGCTGGCCTACCCGATCGCGCTGGTCGCGCTGCTGGCCGACCTGCTCTGCCTGGTCGTCGACCTGGGGAACCCGACGCGGTTCCACCACATGCTCCGGGTGTTCAAGCCGACCTCGCCGATGTCGCTGGGCGTCTGGTCCCTGACGGCGTACTCGCTGCCGTTGACCCTCGTCGTCGCGATCGACCTGTTGGGGTGGCTCGGCCTGCTGCCGTCGTCCGGCGGCGTGGGCCTCGCGCGGGGGGCGATCCTCGCGCTGGGCCTCCTGCCGGCGTTCGGGTCGGCGATCTACAAGGGGGTGCTGTTCAGCACGAGCTCGCAGCCCGGCTGGAAGGACGCACGCTGGCTGGGGGCCTACCTCGTGAGCTCGGCCCTGATGTACGGCGCGGGGGGGCTCTACGCCCTGGCGATCCTCGCGGGCCTCGAGGCGGCCGGCCCGCTCCGCTGGGCGTTCGCCGCGCTCGTCGCGACGAACCTGGTGCCCCTGGGACTCCTCGCCGCGGGCCTCCACCCGGCCCTGGCCCGGGTGCACCATCGCGGAGGCCTGTACCGGCTCGGCGCGCTGGCCGCCGGCGTCGGCGTCCTGGGCCCGCTGGCCCTCGTCCTGGCCTCCGGCGGCGAGCCTGCGGCCTGGGCGGCGCTCGGCGGCCTCGTCCTGGGCGGCCTCGCCTGGCGGCACGCCATCGTCATGCTGCCCCACGGGGCCCCGCACGGGGCCGGGAGCCCCGGATGA